The window CCCGCCTCCATCCACCGTCCGCCTTTTGCGGATCTGACAAATGGAAGCTATCGCGACAGTGTAAAGGAAACGTTAGGCGAATCGTTACCCGAGGCGATTCGGGCTGCTATTCCGCAGCAATGGCGCTGCGCCCCGCATAGACCGCCATATCGCCCAGCTCTGCTTCAATACGCAGCAGCTGATTGTACTTTGCCGTACGGTCTGCGCGCGCCAGCGAGCCGGTTTTGATCTGCCCGCAATTAGTGGCCACGGCGAGATCAGCAATCGTGTTGTCTTCGGTTTCACCCGAACGATGGCTCATCACCGCGCCATAGCCGGCACGCAGGGCCATCTCCACAGCATCCAGCGTTTCAGAGAGCGTGCCGATCTGGTTGACCTTCACCAGAATGGCGTTGGCTGCGCCCTCCTGGATACCGCGGTGGAGACGCTGCGGGTTGGTGACGAACAGATCATCGCCAACAAGCTGGCAATCGCCTTCCAGCGCGGCGGTGAGCAGGTTCCAGCCCTCCCAGTCATCCTCGGCCATGCCGTCCTCGATGGAGATGATGGGATAGGAGGCGACCAGACCCTGCAGATAGGCCGTGAAGCCGACGCCGTCATAGGTCTTGCCAGCGCCTTCGAGCACATATTTGCCATCACGGAAAAACTCGGTGGAGGCAATATCCAGCGCCAGCACTACATTCTCGCCCGGCTTGTACCCTGCGTTCTCTACAGCGGCCATGATGGCATCAAGCGCCTCTTCGGGGCTG is drawn from Glycocaulis alkaliphilus and contains these coding sequences:
- the eno gene encoding phosphopyruvate hydratase is translated as MTAITDIIAREILDSRGNPTIEVDVELEDGSIGRAAVPSGASTGAHEAVELRDGGDRYRGKGVRKAIEAVEGEIFDALAGFDAEEQRRIDQTLIALDGTPNKARLGANAMLGVSLAAAKASALSANMPLYRYLGGVNARVLPTPMMNIINGGAHADNPIDFQEFMIMPTGFDRFSDALQCGAEIFHALRARLKADGHNTNVGDEGGFAPDLRSPEEALDAIMAAVENAGYKPGENVVLALDIASTEFFRDGKYVLEGAGKTYDGVGFTAYLQGLVASYPIISIEDGMAEDDWEGWNLLTAALEGDCQLVGDDLFVTNPQRLHRGIQEGAANAILVKVNQIGTLSETLDAVEMALRAGYGAVMSHRSGETEDNTIADLAVATNCGQIKTGSLARADRTAKYNQLLRIEAELGDMAVYAGRSAIAAE